One Peterkaempfera bronchialis DNA window includes the following coding sequences:
- a CDS encoding ABC transporter ATP-binding protein: MTTAAAPFGSPVAATAGGEAGGASATAAGARQVTKAYGTGETRVMALDQVDVDIARGRFTAIMGPSGSGKSTLMHCLAGLDSVTSGQIWIGDTEITGLKDKQLTRLRRDKIGFIFQAFNLLPTLNALENITLPMDIAGRKPDQAWLDQVVETVGLADRLKHRPTQLSGGQQQRVAVARALAAKPEIIFGDEPTGNLDSRSGAEVLNFLRRSVDELGQTIVMVTHDPVAAGYADRVLFLADGRIVDDMSTPTADAVLERMLRFSGDSRSAGLDSRRAG; encoded by the coding sequence GTGACGACGGCAGCAGCCCCCTTCGGGTCCCCCGTGGCAGCCACGGCCGGGGGAGAGGCCGGCGGCGCGTCGGCGACCGCGGCCGGCGCGCGGCAGGTGACCAAGGCGTACGGCACCGGTGAGACCCGGGTGATGGCGCTTGACCAGGTCGACGTGGACATCGCCCGGGGGCGGTTCACCGCCATCATGGGCCCCTCGGGCTCGGGCAAGTCCACCTTGATGCACTGCCTCGCCGGCCTGGACTCGGTCACCTCCGGGCAGATATGGATCGGCGACACGGAGATCACCGGCCTCAAGGACAAGCAGCTCACCAGGTTGCGCCGGGACAAGATCGGCTTCATCTTCCAGGCGTTCAACCTGCTGCCGACGCTCAACGCGCTGGAGAACATCACGCTGCCGATGGACATCGCCGGGCGCAAGCCCGACCAGGCGTGGCTGGACCAGGTGGTGGAGACCGTCGGCCTCGCCGACCGGCTGAAGCACCGGCCCACCCAGCTCTCCGGCGGTCAGCAGCAGCGGGTGGCGGTGGCCCGCGCCCTGGCCGCCAAGCCGGAGATCATCTTCGGTGACGAGCCCACCGGCAACCTGGACTCCCGCTCCGGTGCCGAGGTGCTCAACTTCCTGCGCCGCAGCGTGGACGAGCTGGGCCAGACCATCGTCATGGTCACCCACGACCCGGTCGCCGCCGGCTATGCCGACCGCGTGCTCTTCCTGGCCGACGGCCGGATCGTGGACGACATGTCCACCCCGACCGCCGACGCCGTGCTGGAGCGCATGCTGCGCTTCTCCGGCGACTCCCGGAGCGCCGGCCTCGACAGCCGCCGCGCCGGCTGA
- a CDS encoding LCP family protein: MNSWQDGRYGGGAQQGQGGGGYGGGGGDAEPTRSMPHVQRPGRSGAPYGGRRPGPPPQAPATTSRGGYGPAATPAEPPLPPGLSPRGPGAGRPGGYGATVPQQSSGPGGPGGPGGPGGPGYGGPPPGPARPSRWPRRRKVKVTLLSLLCALLVVTVGTYFWADSKLRRENVLQDYPGRPAEGKGTNWLIVGSDSREGMTKQDAKDLHTGLGAPGKRTDSMMVLHIGDHGNTMMSIPRDSWVTVPAHPDSDKPSSTIPARKHKINAAFAFGGAPLLVKTVESATGLRIDHYAEIGFAGFRDLVDSLGGVDMCLDKAMKDSKSGADFKAGCQHFNGTDSLKYVRSRYVDGTGDLGRMKRQRQFLAAIADEAASPGTIANPFTLYPTISSGLGTLVVDDDCGLTDLTSMFFAMKGVSGGSGKTITVPISNPGLPTSEGSSVAWDDAKAKEVFDALRNDTAVPDVK; the protein is encoded by the coding sequence ATGAACTCGTGGCAGGACGGCCGCTACGGCGGCGGCGCGCAGCAGGGCCAGGGCGGCGGCGGATACGGGGGCGGAGGCGGTGACGCCGAACCGACCCGGTCGATGCCGCACGTCCAGCGGCCCGGCCGCTCCGGCGCCCCGTACGGCGGCCGGCGCCCCGGCCCGCCGCCGCAGGCGCCCGCCACCACCTCGCGCGGCGGGTACGGCCCCGCCGCCACCCCCGCCGAGCCGCCGCTGCCGCCGGGCCTCAGCCCGCGCGGCCCCGGGGCCGGTCGGCCCGGCGGCTACGGGGCGACCGTGCCGCAGCAGTCGTCCGGCCCGGGCGGTCCCGGTGGGCCCGGCGGCCCGGGCGGCCCCGGTTACGGCGGACCGCCGCCGGGCCCGGCCCGGCCCTCCCGCTGGCCGCGCCGCCGCAAGGTCAAGGTGACCCTGCTGTCGCTGCTCTGCGCGCTGCTGGTGGTCACCGTCGGCACCTACTTCTGGGCGGACTCCAAGCTGCGCCGGGAGAACGTGCTCCAGGACTACCCGGGCCGACCCGCCGAGGGCAAGGGCACCAACTGGCTGATCGTCGGCTCCGACAGCCGCGAGGGCATGACCAAGCAGGACGCCAAGGACCTGCACACCGGGCTGGGCGCACCCGGCAAGCGCACCGACTCGATGATGGTGCTGCACATCGGGGACCACGGGAACACCATGATGAGCATCCCGCGCGACTCCTGGGTGACCGTCCCCGCGCACCCGGACAGCGACAAGCCGAGCAGCACCATCCCGGCCCGCAAGCACAAGATCAACGCGGCCTTCGCCTTCGGCGGCGCCCCGCTGCTCGTGAAGACGGTGGAGTCGGCGACCGGACTGCGCATCGACCACTACGCGGAGATCGGCTTCGCCGGCTTCCGCGACCTGGTCGACTCACTGGGCGGCGTCGACATGTGCCTGGACAAGGCCATGAAGGACAGCAAGTCCGGGGCCGACTTCAAGGCCGGGTGCCAGCACTTCAACGGCACCGACTCGCTGAAGTATGTGCGGTCCCGCTATGTGGACGGCACCGGCGACCTCGGCCGGATGAAGCGGCAGCGGCAGTTCCTGGCCGCCATCGCCGACGAGGCCGCCTCCCCCGGCACCATCGCCAACCCGTTCACCCTCTACCCGACGATCAGTTCGGGACTGGGCACCCTGGTCGTCGACGACGACTGCGGGCTGACCGACCTGACCTCGATGTTCTTTGCCATGAAGGGCGTGAGCGGCGGCAGCGGCAAGACCATCACGGTGCCGATCTCCAACCCCGGCCTGCCCACCTCCGAGGGTTCCTCGGTGGCCTGGGACGACGCCAAGGCCAAGGAGGTCTTCGACGCGCTGCGCAATGACACGGCCGTGCCGGATGTGAAGTGA